One segment of Gadus chalcogrammus isolate NIFS_2021 unplaced genomic scaffold, NIFS_Gcha_1.0 GACHA085, whole genome shotgun sequence DNA contains the following:
- the LOC130378524 gene encoding CD209 antigen-like protein D encodes MATISEPDPGLSEEPEDTSLDRRERKRRFAGRAKKKAKSRRRGSRQRVTMVTISEPDPGLSEEPEDTSLDREETRKRRFALWFHITVIVSIGLLSILLISLRFNSPSPWKEGREHLLDELDELTLQGWMLHDKSLYRVSTTKKGWRASREDCQKRKADLVVINSREELAFVSRLMDTSWIGLSDREKEGTHKWVDGTPMTSSWRHVKPRDDGGARDCVVAGEDGWSEEPCNRLHHWICEKVLDLDHLEAERNKEGP; translated from the exons ATGGCTaccatctctgaaccggaccctggactctctgaggaacctgaggacacgTCTTTGGACCGGAGGGAGCGcaagagaagatttg CTGGTAGAGCAAAGAAGAAGGCTAAGTCCAGACGCCGTGGAAGCCGTCAGAGAGTAACAATGGTCaccatctctgaaccggaccctggactctctgaggaacctgaggacacgtctttggaccgggaggagaccaggaagagaagatttg ctctatggtttcacatcactgtcattgtgagcatcggactgctgagtatcctcctcatctccctgcgCTTCA actcaccgtcaccctggaaagaggggagagagcacttactggatgaactcg atgaattGACGCTTCAGGGCTGGATGCTTCACGACAAGAGTCTCTACCGTGTTTCTACTACTAAGAAGGGCTGGAGGGCCAGTAGAGAAGACTGTCAGAAGAGAAAGGCAGACCTGGTGGTCATCAACAGCAGAgaagaactg GCGTTTGTCAGCAGATTGATGGATACTTCCTGGATTGGACTGAGTgatcgagagaaagaggggacccacaagtgggtggatggtacccccatgacctcaag TTGGAGACACGTTAAACCACGCGATGACGGCGGAGCAAGAGACTGCGTCGTAGCAGGGGAGGACGGCTGGTCTGAAGAACCGTGTAACAGACTGCACCACTGGATCTGTGAGAAGGTCCTAGACCTGGATCATCTGGAGGCTGAGCGGAACAAAGAGGGTCCGtag
- the LOC130378523 gene encoding stonustoxin subunit beta-like, with amino-acid sequence MPSEEEEEAPSITEFHSSTHVLPVGQTARYTCHAGGTPEPTVEWLHNGRPLVRDGRDDQSEAWVERGFLFVRGGRYGVNTVCCMASNSAGTANHSAELLVFDACDLTLDPNTAHRRLSLSEDNRKVTWVEEFQSYPDHPDRFDSQPQVLGRETLTGRCYWEVEWEGRVYIGVTYRGITRRGPGGDSLLGVNNKSWSLYCLNDRYSAWYNGTHTALPLPPAGSTRVGVYLDRPAGSLSFYRVSPGGGGSSDTLTHLHTFCSSFTQEDLLPGVEVWWGGSSASLCRL; translated from the exons atgccctcggaggaggaggaggaggcacccagcatcacagagttccactcctctacccacgtgttgcccgtgggccaaacggcCCGCTACACCTGCCACGCCGGCGGCACGCCGGAGCCCACAGTAGAGTGGCTCCACAACGGCAGGCCCCTGGTGAGGGACGGCAgagacgaccaatcagaggcctgggtggagaggggcttcctcttcgtcagaggtgggaggtacggcgtgaacacggtctgctgcatggcgagcaacagcgctggcacggccaatcacagcgctgagctgcttgtctttg atgcctgtgacctcacactggaccccaacacggcccacagacgactctctctgtctgaggacaacaggaaggtgacgtgggTTGAAGAGttccagtcgtatccggatcacccagacagatttgactcccagccccaggtgttgggtagagagactctgactggccgctgttactgggaggtagagtgggaaggacgggtttatataggagtgacatacagaggaatcacaaggagaggaccGGGTGGTGACAGCCTGCTTGGAgtgaacaacaagtcctggagtctttatTGTCTTAATGATCgttactctgcctggtacaacggtacacatacagccctccctctcccccccgctggctccaccagagtaggagtgtatctggaccggcctgctggctctctgtccttctacagagtgtccccaggtggaggagggtcctcagacacactgacacacctccacaccttctgctcctccttcacccaggaggacctcctcccgggggtggaggtatggtggggggggtcctcagcctctctgtgtcggttgtag